One window of Botrimarina mediterranea genomic DNA carries:
- a CDS encoding ABC transporter permease translates to MTLWLVLIVFAGLIAAAAVAGKHRTVKAIDVAGLNFLSPVVRLCYGEEPRKQLQDIGRYIVVPLVAVAAFIIAWFAVAERVQTKSGKLPNPTETWRSASAILEFHHRENDKQRAFNLDGKDRKTALTRVEARLAELAPLEEQANDAVAEAKANAAGRIGKKVAALQEEHDTLAKKYKAAQQQRDAELEAAAAAAVTGDKAEKDAYVAMLRDHRTATKAEKFRLRELKSAITTQQAERDPAVAAALAHQTIIAEERLYLVKMQDQLTGANRHTKVATENEKLEAAKAALYAADVDGIKRAATNVVRTEDRIEMIEESGYAKPATLPYQVARSVLCVFFGFVIGSALAIPLGVLCGLSKTFMAAMTPFIAIFKPVSPIVWLPVALIVVSGFMPDPDKHWLTQWMWSLPWIGDYKINPAFIASAITVALCSLWATMVNTAFGVASVDKDHLNVARVLRLGFWDRLFKIVLPSSLPLVFAGLRISLGVGWMVLIAAELLSSSEGLGKFVWDQFNNGASDSFAKMMVVVFVVGAIGLLLDRMMVVFQRLVSFDGAPTAI, encoded by the coding sequence ATGACGCTCTGGCTAGTCTTAATTGTCTTCGCGGGCTTGATTGCGGCCGCGGCGGTTGCTGGTAAGCACCGCACGGTTAAGGCGATCGATGTGGCGGGTCTCAACTTCCTGTCGCCGGTCGTGCGGCTGTGCTACGGCGAAGAGCCGCGGAAGCAGCTGCAAGACATCGGTCGCTACATCGTCGTGCCGCTCGTAGCCGTCGCGGCGTTCATCATCGCTTGGTTTGCGGTCGCTGAGAGGGTGCAAACGAAGTCGGGCAAGCTGCCAAACCCTACCGAGACCTGGCGGTCGGCTAGCGCCATCCTTGAGTTCCACCACCGCGAAAACGACAAGCAGCGGGCCTTCAATCTCGACGGCAAAGATCGCAAGACGGCGCTGACGCGCGTGGAGGCCCGACTCGCCGAGTTGGCGCCGCTCGAAGAGCAGGCCAACGACGCCGTCGCCGAGGCGAAAGCCAACGCCGCGGGACGGATCGGCAAGAAGGTTGCGGCGCTGCAAGAAGAGCACGACACACTGGCTAAAAAGTACAAGGCGGCGCAGCAACAGCGCGACGCCGAACTCGAAGCCGCCGCGGCCGCCGCTGTAACGGGCGATAAGGCGGAGAAGGACGCCTACGTCGCCATGCTCCGCGATCACCGAACCGCTACCAAGGCCGAGAAGTTCCGGCTTCGTGAATTGAAGTCGGCAATCACCACGCAGCAAGCGGAGCGGGACCCGGCTGTCGCCGCCGCGCTCGCCCACCAAACGATCATCGCCGAGGAACGGCTGTATCTCGTCAAGATGCAGGACCAACTCACCGGCGCCAACCGCCACACCAAGGTGGCGACGGAGAACGAGAAACTCGAAGCAGCCAAAGCGGCCCTCTACGCGGCCGACGTGGACGGGATCAAGCGGGCGGCGACGAATGTCGTTCGGACCGAGGACCGCATCGAGATGATCGAAGAGTCCGGCTACGCCAAGCCGGCGACGCTCCCTTATCAAGTCGCCCGCAGCGTGCTGTGCGTCTTCTTTGGCTTCGTAATCGGCTCGGCGCTCGCGATCCCACTCGGCGTGCTGTGCGGGCTCTCAAAGACCTTCATGGCGGCGATGACGCCCTTCATCGCAATCTTCAAACCGGTCTCACCGATTGTCTGGCTGCCTGTGGCGTTGATTGTCGTCAGCGGCTTCATGCCCGACCCCGACAAGCACTGGCTAACGCAGTGGATGTGGAGCCTGCCTTGGATCGGCGACTACAAGATCAACCCCGCGTTTATCGCCTCGGCGATCACGGTGGCCCTCTGCTCGTTGTGGGCGACCATGGTCAACACGGCCTTCGGAGTGGCGTCGGTTGACAAGGACCACCTCAACGTTGCCCGGGTGTTGCGGCTGGGGTTCTGGGACCGGCTGTTCAAGATTGTGTTGCCATCGTCACTGCCGCTGGTGTTCGCGGGGCTGCGGATCTCGCTGGGCGTCGGCTGGATGGTGCTGATCGCGGCCGAGCTGCTGAGCTCGAGCGAGGGCCTCGGCAAGTTCGTTTGGGACCAGTTCAACAACGGTGCGAGCGACTCCTTCGCCAAGATGATGGTCGTTGTGTTTGTCGTCGGCGCGATCGGTCTGCTACTCGATCGCATGATGGTGGTGTTTCAACGGCTAGTGAGCTTTGACGGCGCTCCGACAGCGATTTGA
- a CDS encoding CmpA/NrtA family ABC transporter substrate-binding protein — protein sequence MQKHGPSKFAIAAVVVLGALSPSLAQMTEPLDVEKDALRLGFIKLTDCAPIVIAKEKGFFEDEELQVEVIAQPNWKTLLDNVISGELDGAHMLSGQPIAATIGFGAKAHVVTAFTMDLNGNAITVSNSVWEQMQENDAELLRPTPKHPITADSLKPVVETMLDEGEKLQMAMVFPVSTHNYELRYWLAAAGIHPGMYTKSDTGGRTDAEVELSVTPPPMMPATLEAGNIQGYCVGEPWNQQAVAKGIGVPVTTNYDIWKNNPEKVFGVTKGWADENPQTHIAVVKALIKAGKWLDETDASGRFVNREEAARILSRPNFVGADYDVIKNSMTGYFYFQKTDKREMPEFNVFFKGYATYPWYSDGVWFLTQMRRWGQITEAKPAEWYVQTVRDVYKPEVYLEAAQLLVDEGFIDESEVPFDTDGYRPPTNEFVDGVTFDGKRPIEYLNSHTIGNKD from the coding sequence ATGCAGAAGCACGGGCCCTCGAAGTTCGCGATCGCCGCCGTCGTTGTGTTGGGCGCCCTCTCACCCAGCCTGGCTCAGATGACCGAGCCACTGGACGTTGAGAAGGACGCCCTGCGTCTAGGCTTTATCAAGCTCACCGACTGCGCGCCAATCGTCATCGCCAAAGAGAAGGGCTTCTTTGAGGACGAAGAGCTCCAGGTCGAAGTCATCGCCCAACCGAACTGGAAGACGCTGCTCGACAATGTCATCAGCGGCGAGCTCGACGGCGCCCACATGCTCAGCGGTCAACCGATCGCCGCGACCATCGGTTTTGGCGCCAAGGCTCACGTCGTTACCGCGTTCACAATGGACCTGAATGGCAACGCTATTACGGTTTCCAATTCGGTCTGGGAACAGATGCAGGAGAACGATGCGGAGTTGCTGAGGCCAACGCCCAAACACCCCATCACTGCGGACTCTCTGAAGCCGGTTGTGGAGACGATGCTCGATGAGGGGGAGAAGCTGCAGATGGCGATGGTCTTCCCTGTCAGCACGCACAACTACGAGTTGCGTTACTGGCTCGCCGCGGCGGGGATCCACCCGGGTATGTACACCAAGAGCGACACCGGCGGGCGCACCGACGCCGAGGTCGAGCTCTCTGTAACTCCGCCGCCGATGATGCCCGCCACACTCGAAGCGGGCAACATCCAGGGTTACTGCGTCGGTGAACCTTGGAATCAGCAAGCCGTCGCCAAGGGGATCGGCGTTCCGGTGACGACCAACTACGACATCTGGAAGAACAACCCCGAGAAGGTCTTTGGCGTCACCAAGGGCTGGGCCGACGAGAACCCGCAGACCCACATCGCGGTGGTGAAGGCGCTCATCAAGGCGGGCAAATGGCTCGACGAGACCGACGCCAGCGGCAGATTCGTCAATCGTGAAGAAGCGGCCCGCATCCTGTCGCGGCCCAACTTCGTCGGCGCCGACTACGACGTCATCAAGAACTCGATGACCGGTTACTTCTACTTCCAGAAGACCGACAAGCGTGAGATGCCCGAATTCAACGTCTTCTTCAAGGGATACGCGACCTACCCGTGGTACTCCGACGGCGTTTGGTTCCTCACGCAGATGCGTCGTTGGGGCCAAATCACCGAAGCGAAGCCCGCCGAATGGTACGTCCAGACGGTCCGCGACGTCTACAAGCCCGAAGTCTATCTCGAAGCGGCGCAGCTTCTTGTCGACGAAGGCTTCATCGACGAGTCGGAAGTCCCCTTCGATACGGACGGCTACAGGCCGCCGACGAACGAGTTCGTCGACGGCGTCACGTTCGACGGCAAAAGGCCGATTGAGTACCTCAACTCGCACACGATCGGTAACAAGGACTGA
- a CDS encoding SDR family oxidoreductase, which yields MASAPIPTFLSGSLNSDGSLLPSATGLFDLRNEVVAVIGGTGTLGGLMAEALAGYGARVVVLGRNVERGRDRAERVNRAGGIGMFQPIDALDAGSVQEAVDTIREEVGETTVLINAAGGNHPDATLRPGGSVCKIPMEAWREVFDLNLVGGSLLPSLVFGESMLAAGRGSIINIASMAGMNPVSRVGAYSAAKAAVINLTKYLAIEWATRGVRVNAISPGFFPAEQNKKLLYHEDGSLTDRSAKILGHTPMARFGSAEELAGAVVWLAAPRASSFVTGQNIVVDGGFSIASI from the coding sequence ATGGCCTCTGCACCCATCCCGACGTTTCTCAGTGGCAGCCTGAACTCCGACGGTTCACTTCTGCCTAGTGCAACGGGACTGTTCGACCTGCGTAATGAGGTGGTCGCCGTGATTGGCGGCACCGGCACGCTCGGAGGTCTGATGGCAGAGGCTCTGGCGGGGTATGGCGCGCGGGTCGTTGTTCTCGGCCGCAATGTCGAACGCGGCCGAGATCGAGCAGAACGAGTCAATCGCGCGGGCGGCATCGGCATGTTTCAGCCAATCGACGCGCTTGATGCCGGCTCTGTGCAGGAAGCGGTAGACACGATTCGCGAAGAGGTTGGTGAGACAACCGTCCTCATAAACGCGGCTGGGGGCAATCACCCCGACGCCACGCTCCGACCAGGAGGCAGTGTCTGCAAGATTCCGATGGAGGCTTGGAGGGAAGTCTTCGACTTGAACCTCGTCGGCGGGTCGCTACTTCCATCGCTCGTCTTCGGTGAGTCGATGCTTGCTGCGGGCCGTGGGAGCATCATCAATATTGCTTCGATGGCTGGGATGAACCCCGTCTCGCGGGTCGGCGCCTATTCCGCCGCAAAAGCGGCGGTTATCAACCTTACCAAGTACCTCGCGATCGAATGGGCGACGCGAGGCGTTCGCGTCAACGCGATTAGCCCGGGCTTCTTCCCGGCAGAGCAGAACAAAAAGCTTCTCTACCACGAGGATGGCTCGCTGACCGATCGCAGCGCGAAGATCCTCGGTCATACGCCGATGGCCCGGTTTGGTTCCGCCGAGGAACTTGCCGGCGCCGTCGTCTGGCTCGCAGCGCCCAGGGCATCCTCCTTCGTTACAGGGCAGAACATCGTCGTTGATGGCGGATTCTCGATCGCGTCCATCTAG
- a CDS encoding XylR family transcriptional regulator, whose translation MAQEPKARVALLVETARVFGRDLLKGIARYSREHGPWSFHISPGDYEQVVPKMKQWGGTGIIARIPNQRVATQILQAGVPIVAIGLTDEQLAADSPLHSLSEISSDPVEVSRLAADHLLDRQFRHFAYVGSSDRGWSSRRERAFRDYLAEQDIVPHIYHSPEKRRDQVWEREQDILADWIRKLPTPIGLFACDDDRGREVLEACAQAGFNVPEDVAVVGVDNDEVFCDLSDPPLSSVSLNIETAGYRAAALLDGLMSGTITEPASIKVEALCVVTRRSSDIVAVEDDEVSSALQIIHHEQGRGVSVESLVDKLAVSRRSLEKRFRSVLGRSILDEIQSAKLEHSKRLLLETTYSVSRVAKLSGFGSVGYFIQFFQRRVGKTPGRFRDDLTP comes from the coding sequence ATGGCTCAAGAACCCAAGGCACGCGTCGCCCTGCTGGTGGAGACCGCCCGGGTGTTCGGGCGGGACCTCCTAAAAGGGATTGCCCGCTACTCCCGAGAACACGGCCCATGGAGCTTCCACATCAGCCCTGGTGACTATGAGCAAGTTGTTCCCAAGATGAAGCAATGGGGCGGTACGGGGATCATTGCTCGCATCCCCAACCAGCGCGTCGCTACGCAGATTCTTCAAGCTGGAGTACCGATCGTCGCCATTGGGCTCACCGACGAGCAACTCGCAGCTGATAGCCCGCTGCACTCGCTCTCTGAGATCAGCTCCGATCCAGTTGAGGTCTCTCGGCTTGCTGCAGATCACTTGCTCGACCGCCAGTTCCGTCACTTCGCGTACGTCGGCAGCAGCGACCGCGGCTGGTCTTCTCGGCGCGAGAGGGCGTTTCGCGATTACCTCGCCGAACAGGACATCGTTCCGCATATCTATCACTCGCCAGAAAAACGACGGGACCAAGTGTGGGAGCGTGAGCAGGATATCCTGGCGGACTGGATCCGAAAGCTACCTACGCCGATCGGCCTCTTCGCGTGCGACGATGACCGCGGCCGCGAAGTGCTCGAGGCTTGCGCGCAGGCAGGATTCAATGTGCCGGAGGACGTTGCGGTGGTTGGAGTCGATAACGACGAGGTGTTCTGCGACCTATCCGACCCACCATTGTCGAGCGTGTCGCTCAACATCGAGACCGCTGGTTATCGGGCGGCGGCTCTGCTCGACGGGCTGATGTCAGGGACGATCACCGAACCCGCCTCGATCAAGGTCGAGGCGCTCTGTGTCGTCACCCGAAGGTCTAGCGATATCGTCGCGGTCGAGGACGACGAGGTCTCGTCAGCCCTACAGATCATCCACCATGAGCAAGGACGGGGCGTTTCGGTCGAGTCGCTCGTCGATAAGTTGGCGGTTTCGCGACGCAGCCTTGAGAAGCGGTTCCGATCTGTACTCGGGCGGAGCATTCTCGATGAGATTCAGTCCGCCAAACTCGAGCATTCGAAACGGCTGTTGCTGGAGACGACTTACTCGGTGTCACGGGTCGCAAAGCTATCCGGCTTCGGTTCGGTTGGCTACTTCATTCAGTTCTTTCAGCGCCGGGTGGGGAAAACCCCTGGGAGGTTTCGCGACGACCTGACGCCATAG
- a CDS encoding MFS transporter: MDESQRLSVTEKIGYSLGDCAANFVFQTQLIFLMSFYTDVFGIAASTAGTIFLISRLFDAVNDPLMGAIADRTSTRWGKYRPWVLITAIPFAVCFVLAYTTPDFSPTWKVVWALVTYNLLMIAYTANNIPYAALTGVITGDPDERTSLVSWRFLLAMTAAFLVQTFTPDLVDWFGGEKGGTVDRAVGYQLTMVLWASVAVLFFVITFVTTRERVQPCPTQQQSLLQDLADLAGSRTWVALGVATVFVFIYLALRGSVTPYYFDYYVTQQDPIGFGPLRLKPMGWFNGLGLLASMVGILFSKPLSMRLGKRNAFAGAIAVTGLLTAAFYALPGDNLTAIIAMQSLLQFVYGVSIPLLWAMMADVADYTEWKTGRRATAMTFAATVFALKLGLSLGGAIAGYLLESSGYVPNSEVQSVNALTAIRMMMSVGPGLAFALAVAALTFYGISRKDELQMGADLQAKRAGYAVE, from the coding sequence ATGGACGAATCGCAACGCCTCTCGGTTACCGAGAAGATCGGCTACAGCCTCGGCGATTGCGCTGCGAACTTTGTGTTCCAGACACAGCTCATCTTCTTGATGAGTTTCTACACCGATGTCTTCGGAATTGCCGCGTCCACTGCCGGAACGATCTTCCTGATATCGAGGCTGTTCGACGCCGTGAACGACCCGCTGATGGGCGCCATCGCGGATCGAACGTCGACCCGCTGGGGCAAGTACCGCCCTTGGGTCTTGATCACGGCGATCCCATTTGCAGTTTGCTTCGTGCTCGCCTACACAACACCCGATTTCAGCCCGACCTGGAAGGTGGTCTGGGCGCTGGTGACGTACAACTTACTGATGATCGCCTACACGGCGAACAACATCCCGTACGCGGCGCTAACGGGAGTAATAACGGGTGACCCGGATGAGCGCACGTCGCTGGTGTCGTGGCGATTCCTGCTGGCGATGACCGCAGCTTTCTTGGTGCAGACGTTTACGCCCGACCTCGTCGATTGGTTTGGAGGTGAAAAGGGTGGGACGGTGGATCGGGCTGTGGGCTATCAATTGACGATGGTGCTCTGGGCGTCAGTCGCGGTGTTGTTCTTCGTCATCACATTTGTGACGACAAGAGAGCGCGTGCAGCCATGCCCTACTCAGCAGCAGTCGTTGCTCCAAGACCTTGCGGATTTGGCAGGCAGTCGGACTTGGGTGGCATTGGGCGTCGCCACGGTCTTTGTGTTCATCTATTTGGCGCTCCGTGGCAGCGTCACGCCTTACTACTTCGACTACTACGTGACTCAGCAAGACCCGATTGGATTTGGCCCGCTCAGGCTGAAGCCCATGGGATGGTTCAATGGGCTTGGCTTGCTGGCGAGTATGGTAGGCATCTTGTTCTCCAAACCCCTTTCAATGCGGCTTGGTAAGCGAAACGCCTTTGCCGGCGCCATCGCAGTGACCGGACTGCTCACGGCGGCGTTTTACGCCCTGCCTGGCGACAACCTAACGGCGATAATCGCGATGCAATCGCTGTTGCAGTTCGTCTACGGCGTCAGCATTCCGCTACTCTGGGCGATGATGGCGGATGTCGCCGACTATACCGAGTGGAAGACCGGACGCCGAGCGACAGCCATGACCTTCGCTGCGACCGTCTTTGCGCTTAAGCTCGGCTTAAGCCTCGGCGGCGCTATCGCCGGGTACTTGCTGGAATCGAGTGGGTATGTCCCCAACTCAGAGGTGCAGTCAGTAAACGCTCTGACAGCGATACGAATGATGATGAGCGTCGGGCCAGGGTTGGCCTTTGCGTTAGCCGTCGCCGCATTGACCTTCTACGGCATCAGCCGGAAAGACGAGCTACAGATGGGCGCTGATCTGCAAGCCAAGCGAGCAGGATACGCAGTCGAGTGA
- a CDS encoding endo-1,4-beta-xylanase, translating to MTTPRLVVALVAGVILFANAVVHGEGPPSLRMAYEKNFDIGMAISAWQLEDTSGRALNLVAEQCSVVTAENAMKWEALHPEPSRYDFRHADMLVEFAERNGIEVVGHTLVWHSQCPDWVFEDEAGQPVGREELIERLRDHIHTVVGRYKGRVRGWDVVNEAIEDDGSWRDSKWRRQIGDDYMELAFRFAHEADPGAELYYNDYSMTQPGKRKTVAAMVADFQEKEVPIDGVGLQGHWALDYPSEQEIDDSLTDYGKLGVKVMITELDMNVLPRPTRNQGADVAERAASREGMNPYREGLPAEVSQAQADRYALFFRLFKKHDAAISRVTFWGVDDGQSWHNNWPVRGRVAHSLLFDRNLEPKPAFWSVLNVAKE from the coding sequence ATGACAACGCCACGTCTAGTAGTAGCATTAGTTGCCGGAGTGATCTTGTTTGCCAATGCCGTCGTCCACGGGGAAGGTCCTCCCTCGCTGCGAATGGCCTATGAGAAGAACTTCGACATAGGGATGGCAATCTCTGCTTGGCAACTCGAAGATACCAGCGGCCGCGCGCTCAATCTGGTGGCCGAGCAATGCAGCGTCGTTACGGCGGAGAACGCGATGAAGTGGGAGGCTCTTCACCCGGAGCCTAGTAGGTACGACTTCCGTCACGCCGACATGCTCGTAGAGTTCGCGGAGCGGAACGGCATCGAGGTTGTTGGTCATACGCTCGTCTGGCACAGTCAGTGTCCCGACTGGGTGTTCGAGGACGAGGCAGGCCAGCCCGTCGGGCGCGAGGAGCTGATTGAGAGATTACGCGACCATATTCACACCGTCGTCGGCCGATACAAGGGCCGCGTCAGGGGATGGGACGTCGTCAACGAGGCGATCGAAGACGATGGCTCATGGCGTGACTCAAAGTGGCGGCGCCAGATCGGCGACGATTATATGGAGCTCGCGTTCCGTTTCGCTCACGAGGCCGACCCCGGCGCCGAACTCTACTACAACGACTATTCGATGACCCAGCCCGGTAAACGGAAGACCGTGGCTGCGATGGTCGCCGACTTCCAGGAAAAAGAGGTGCCGATCGATGGCGTTGGCCTGCAAGGGCATTGGGCCCTCGACTATCCGAGTGAGCAAGAGATTGATGATTCGCTAACGGATTATGGCAAGCTTGGCGTCAAGGTGATGATCACCGAATTAGACATGAACGTTTTGCCACGGCCCACCCGCAACCAGGGCGCCGACGTCGCAGAACGCGCCGCCTCGAGGGAGGGCATGAACCCTTATCGCGAGGGCCTACCAGCCGAAGTGTCGCAAGCGCAGGCCGATCGGTACGCCTTGTTCTTCCGCCTGTTCAAGAAACACGATGCAGCGATTTCCCGCGTCACGTTTTGGGGCGTTGATGACGGCCAGTCATGGCACAATAACTGGCCCGTCAGGGGCCGTGTCGCTCACTCGCTGCTGTTCGATCGCAATCTCGAACCCAAACCGGCTTTTTGGTCGGTATTGAACGTCGCGAAAGAGTAA
- a CDS encoding mannonate dehydratase — MKLGLGLYRHLLTRENFRFARQCGATHLVAHLVDYFRGEPANPQGDQPTGGDRGWGLAGDPKQLWTTEELVNLRNAAADEGLTLEAIENFDPAHWHDILIDGPQWSRHIENIKTTVRRLGEAAVPTMGYNFSIAGVCGRVTGPFARGQAYAVGMDGPYDTPMPQGMAWNMVIDPNSSGEAAPRATPAQLWDRLRRFLDEVIPVAEEAGVRLALHPDDPPMEYMRGQPRLVYRPELYQKVLDLRPSPANQLEFCVGTIAEMPNADVYAATEQYASEGKIAYVHLRNVTGKAPYYKETFIDDGDIDVPRVLAILRMAGFDGVIIPDHAPQMSCGAPWHAGMAYAMGYLQAAIDTCRKASESEGPLA; from the coding sequence ATGAAGCTCGGCCTCGGCCTCTACCGTCATTTGCTTACCAGGGAGAATTTCCGGTTCGCACGGCAGTGCGGAGCGACGCACTTGGTCGCCCATTTGGTCGATTACTTTCGCGGTGAGCCGGCTAATCCCCAGGGGGACCAACCCACCGGCGGCGACCGGGGGTGGGGGTTGGCGGGTGATCCGAAACAACTGTGGACGACTGAAGAGCTCGTCAACTTACGTAATGCCGCGGCCGATGAAGGGCTCACTCTAGAAGCGATCGAGAACTTCGACCCCGCCCATTGGCACGATATTCTGATCGACGGGCCACAGTGGAGCCGCCACATCGAGAACATCAAGACAACGGTCCGGCGGCTTGGCGAAGCCGCCGTGCCGACCATGGGCTACAACTTCTCCATCGCTGGCGTCTGTGGGCGAGTGACAGGGCCATTTGCGAGAGGGCAGGCCTATGCCGTTGGTATGGACGGCCCCTATGACACGCCGATGCCACAGGGAATGGCGTGGAACATGGTGATTGATCCCAATTCGTCCGGTGAGGCAGCGCCGCGGGCGACGCCTGCACAACTCTGGGATCGCCTGCGCCGATTCCTTGACGAAGTCATACCAGTCGCAGAGGAGGCGGGCGTTCGGCTCGCATTGCATCCCGACGATCCACCCATGGAGTACATGCGTGGGCAGCCGCGGCTGGTTTACCGTCCCGAGCTTTACCAGAAGGTGCTCGATCTTCGGCCTAGTCCCGCCAATCAACTCGAGTTTTGCGTGGGCACCATTGCCGAGATGCCTAACGCCGATGTTTACGCCGCAACCGAGCAATACGCATCAGAAGGCAAGATCGCCTATGTCCACCTGCGAAACGTCACCGGTAAGGCGCCCTATTACAAGGAGACCTTCATTGACGACGGCGACATCGACGTACCGCGAGTTCTAGCCATTCTTCGTATGGCAGGATTTGATGGCGTCATTATTCCGGACCACGCCCCGCAGATGTCCTGCGGCGCCCCTTGGCATGCGGGAATGGCGTACGCAATGGGATACTTGCAGGCCGCGATCGATACATGCCGCAAAGCGTCGGAAAGCGAGGGGCCGCTAGCTTAA
- a CDS encoding GDSL-type esterase/lipase family protein: MATTSVNAIAQFQSLPRQDENSKIAHQQLLDKAGKGRIDVYFLGDSITRRWGCSDRAYSDLYENWRSHFHGWNAANFGWGGDTTRNVLWRVQNGELDGVNPKVIVLQAGTNDIGGAAYDAMKGQAKADEVVAGIEAILATCQEKAPRAAILLTGVFPRGDNPTANPVISAINDRLAHLAKEHDIRFININNQLADSEGRPHDGMTVDGLHLSVTGYDLWAAALKPHLTGILGAPDDEDLAPPPTGDPSAAN, from the coding sequence ATGGCGACGACGAGCGTGAACGCGATAGCCCAATTCCAATCGCTGCCGCGCCAAGACGAGAACTCGAAGATTGCTCACCAGCAACTCCTCGACAAGGCCGGAAAGGGTAGGATCGACGTTTACTTTCTCGGCGACTCGATAACCCGCCGGTGGGGTTGCTCCGACAGGGCCTACTCCGACCTCTATGAGAACTGGCGGTCCCATTTCCATGGTTGGAACGCCGCCAACTTCGGCTGGGGCGGGGACACGACACGCAATGTCCTTTGGCGAGTGCAGAACGGCGAGCTGGACGGCGTGAATCCCAAAGTCATTGTGTTGCAGGCTGGTACGAACGACATCGGCGGCGCCGCTTACGACGCCATGAAGGGACAAGCCAAGGCCGATGAAGTTGTCGCTGGCATCGAGGCGATCCTGGCGACATGCCAAGAGAAGGCGCCGCGGGCTGCAATCCTCCTGACAGGCGTCTTTCCACGTGGTGACAATCCGACAGCCAATCCGGTGATCTCCGCGATCAACGACAGACTCGCGCATCTGGCGAAGGAACACGATATCCGCTTCATCAACATCAACAACCAACTCGCTGACAGCGAGGGGCGGCCTCACGACGGAATGACGGTGGACGGCCTGCATCTTTCGGTGACGGGTTACGATCTTTGGGCCGCAGCGTTGAAGCCACACCTCACGGGCATTCTTGGTGCGCCGGACGATGAGGATTTGGCGCCACCGCCTACCGGCGACCCTTCCGCGGCGAATTAG